The Methylomagnum ishizawai genome has a window encoding:
- a CDS encoding FKBP-type peptidyl-prolyl cis-trans isomerase, with the protein MHGNPVGHALRAAALAALAALGLSACAPSPAEAERNREDSLKFLTENAHKPGIAATPSGLQYQVLQAGSGASPKPTDKVTVNYRGSLVSGREFDSGEGIAFGLDQVIPGWTEGLQLMREGARYRFFIPAELAYGEHGAGRVIPPNAALVFEVDLLKVEPAP; encoded by the coding sequence ATGCATGGAAATCCCGTCGGCCACGCGCTCCGCGCCGCCGCCCTGGCCGCCCTGGCCGCGCTCGGCCTTTCCGCCTGCGCCCCCTCCCCGGCGGAAGCCGAGCGCAACCGCGAGGACAGCCTGAAGTTCCTGACCGAAAACGCCCATAAGCCCGGCATCGCCGCCACCCCCAGCGGCTTGCAGTACCAAGTCTTGCAGGCGGGGAGCGGCGCGTCCCCCAAACCCACCGACAAGGTGACGGTCAACTATCGCGGCAGTTTGGTGTCGGGACGCGAATTCGATAGCGGCGAAGGCATCGCTTTCGGATTGGACCAAGTGATTCCCGGCTGGACCGAGGGCTTGCAATTGATGCGGGAAGGGGCCCGCTACCGGTTCTTCATCCCGGCGGAACTGGCCTACGGCGAGCACGGCGCGGGCCGGGTGATCCCGCCCAACGCGGCCTTGGTGTTCGAGGTCGATCTGCTCAAGGTCGAACCCGCGCCCTGA